Genomic window (Borrelia hispanica CRI):
ATGCTTTTATCTAAGGGTTATTCACTTGATGAGATACTCTTAGCGCAAAGACGAGAACTTGTGAGGAAATATGTTAATCCGGATCAAATCAGAGCTATAGCTAAAATTGATTCAGTCGAACATATTGAAGGAAATATATTAGAACAATTATTAGAACTTGCTAAGGTTAATATAAAGGCAAGAAAGAATAATGACGCATTAAGCAATTCTTTATCTAGGAAAGATGCACTTAAATTTGAAGATCAACTGTCTATTTCAAATCCCAATTTTAGACCGATAAATCATAATGAACTCAGAGATGGTATAGCAAATTTTTATAGAGAGAGACAGAGAAAATTTACTAAATTAAAGAAGCATGTTTCATAAATAGTTTTTAGGAGGT
Coding sequences:
- a CDS encoding DUF1357 family protein — its product is MLLSKGYSLDEILLAQRRELVRKYVNPDQIRAIAKIDSVEHIEGNILEQLLELAKVNIKARKNNDALSNSLSRKDALKFEDQLSISNPNFRPINHNELRDGIANFYRERQRKFTKLKKHVS